One Streptomyces sp. SAI-135 DNA segment encodes these proteins:
- a CDS encoding LLM class F420-dependent oxidoreductase, giving the protein MDLRIFTEPQQGASYDTLLTVAKATEDLGFDAFFRSDHYLKMGDADGLPGPTDAWITLAGLARETERIRLGTLMTAATFRLPGVLAIQVAQVDQMSGGRVELGLGAGWFEEEHTAYGIPFPKEKFPRLEEQLEIVTGLWATEPGATFDFHGKHYDLTKSPALPKPAQDKIPVLIGGHGTTRTPRLAARYADEFNMPFASPEDSEAQFGRVRAAAQEAGRAADAITFSNALVVCVGKDDQEVARRAAAIGREVEELKTNGLAGTPAEVVDKIGRYAAVGSRRIYLQVLDLDDLDHLELISAQVQSQLS; this is encoded by the coding sequence ATGGATCTCCGCATCTTCACCGAGCCCCAGCAGGGCGCGAGCTACGACACCCTCCTCACCGTCGCCAAGGCCACCGAGGACCTCGGCTTCGACGCGTTCTTCCGCTCCGACCACTACCTGAAGATGGGTGACGCCGACGGACTGCCGGGTCCCACCGACGCCTGGATCACCCTCGCCGGCCTCGCCCGCGAGACCGAGCGGATCCGCCTCGGCACCCTGATGACCGCCGCCACCTTCCGGCTGCCCGGCGTCCTCGCCATCCAGGTCGCCCAGGTCGACCAGATGTCCGGCGGCCGCGTCGAACTGGGCCTGGGCGCGGGCTGGTTCGAGGAGGAGCACACGGCGTACGGCATCCCGTTCCCGAAGGAGAAGTTCCCCCGCCTGGAGGAGCAGCTGGAGATCGTCACCGGCCTGTGGGCCACCGAGCCCGGCGCGACCTTCGACTTCCACGGCAAGCACTACGACCTCACGAAGTCGCCCGCGCTGCCCAAGCCCGCGCAGGACAAGATCCCCGTGCTGATCGGCGGCCACGGCACGACCCGCACCCCGCGCCTCGCGGCCCGCTACGCCGACGAGTTCAACATGCCGTTCGCCTCGCCCGAGGACAGCGAGGCCCAGTTCGGCCGGGTCCGCGCCGCCGCCCAGGAGGCGGGCCGCGCGGCCGACGCGATCACCTTCTCCAACGCGCTCGTGGTCTGCGTCGGCAAGGACGACCAGGAGGTCGCCCGTCGTGCCGCGGCGATCGGCCGTGAGGTCGAGGAGCTCAAGACCAACGGCCTGGCCGGCACCCCCGCCGAGGTCGTCGACAAGATCGGCCGTTATGCCGCCGTGGGCTCCCGCCGGATCTACCTCCAGGTCCTGGACCTCGACGACCTGGACCACCTGGAGCTGATCTCCGCGCAGGTCCAGTCGCAGCTGTCGTAA
- a CDS encoding nucleotide pyrophosphohydrolase, protein MTEPLDVAKLQRRLADFAAARDWQPYHTPKNLVAALSVEASELVEIFQWLTPEESERVMADPDTAHRVRDEIADVLAYLLQLCEVLGVDPLAALDAKIDRNERRFPAP, encoded by the coding sequence GTGACAGAACCCCTCGACGTGGCGAAACTGCAGCGCCGGCTGGCCGACTTCGCGGCGGCACGTGACTGGCAGCCGTACCACACCCCCAAGAACCTCGTCGCCGCGCTCAGCGTGGAGGCCTCCGAACTCGTCGAGATCTTCCAGTGGTTGACCCCCGAGGAGTCGGAGCGGGTCATGGCGGACCCCGACACCGCGCACCGCGTCAGGGACGAGATCGCCGACGTGCTCGCCTATCTGCTCCAGCTGTGCGAGGTGCTCGGCGTCGATCCGCTGGCCGCGCTGGACGCCAAGATCGACCGCAACGAGCGGCGGTTTCCGGCACCCTGA
- a CDS encoding DUF6099 family protein, translating to MDAVRLIVTSRRALAGGGETPQVMAEVWQAQALAQAIGSRLAVAGPPELRGEALGLTELAGRGCGVLERPDIALAELRAAQLTELGDARQALLYLGGLLGEVGIALVGLACAADDETTYWQCMEAIDAADESRDRVLQMLRRLADRGEELPEREAG from the coding sequence ATGGACGCGGTGCGGCTCATCGTGACGAGCAGGCGTGCCCTGGCCGGGGGCGGCGAGACGCCTCAGGTCATGGCGGAGGTGTGGCAGGCGCAGGCCCTGGCCCAGGCCATAGGGAGCCGCCTCGCGGTCGCCGGACCGCCGGAACTGCGGGGCGAGGCACTGGGGTTGACCGAGCTGGCGGGCCGCGGCTGCGGGGTCCTGGAGCGTCCCGACATCGCCCTGGCCGAGCTGCGGGCCGCGCAGCTCACCGAGCTCGGTGACGCCCGCCAGGCCCTCCTCTACCTCGGCGGTCTCCTCGGCGAGGTGGGGATAGCCCTGGTCGGCCTGGCCTGCGCGGCCGACGACGAGACGACCTACTGGCAGTGCATGGAGGCCATCGACGCGGCGGACGAGTCGCGGGACCGGGTGCTGCAGATGCTGCGAAGACTGGCGGACCGGGGGGAGGAGCTGCCTGAACGGGAAGCGGGGTGA
- a CDS encoding 3' terminal RNA ribose 2'-O-methyltransferase Hen1 codes for MFLTISTTGTPERPATDLGFLLHKHPEKAQAFSTSYGRAHVLYPEADDQRCTAALLLEVDAVALVRRGKGKGRGGAPDAALAQYVNDRPYAASSLLAVALSAVFSSAMRGVCNAKPELPSQPRPLRIEVPAVAARGGPEVVRRLFEPLGWTVTAEPVALDAEFPEWGDSRYVRLELESARLTVAEALRHLYVLLPVLDDAKHYWVAPDEVDKLLRAGDGWLPDHPEQKLITSRYLSRRWSLTREAMERLELVRLAETDDSEVEDIDNAVEAETETEEKPTPLAVQRREAILEALRAAGAARVLDLGCGQGQLVQALLKDPRFTEIVGVDVSVRALTIASRRLKLDRMGERTASRVQLFQGSLAYTDKRLKGYDAAVLSEVIEHLDLPRLPALEYAVFGAARPRTVLVTTPNVEYNVRWESLPAGHVRHGDHRFEWTREEFRSWASSVAERHGYGVEFVPVGPDDPEVGPPTQMATFTLSTEKKEAKAA; via the coding sequence ATGTTTCTGACGATCAGTACCACCGGTACTCCCGAGCGCCCCGCGACCGACCTCGGCTTCCTGCTGCACAAGCATCCCGAGAAGGCGCAGGCGTTCTCCACCTCCTACGGCAGGGCGCACGTCCTGTACCCCGAGGCGGACGACCAGCGCTGCACGGCGGCGCTGCTGCTGGAGGTCGACGCGGTGGCGCTGGTCAGGCGCGGCAAGGGCAAGGGACGCGGCGGCGCCCCCGATGCGGCCCTCGCGCAGTACGTCAACGACCGCCCCTACGCGGCCTCCTCGCTGCTCGCCGTGGCCCTCAGCGCGGTCTTCTCCAGCGCGATGCGCGGGGTGTGCAACGCCAAGCCCGAACTCCCCTCGCAGCCGCGGCCGTTGCGTATCGAGGTGCCCGCCGTCGCGGCCCGGGGCGGCCCGGAAGTCGTGCGCCGACTGTTCGAGCCGCTCGGCTGGACCGTGACCGCCGAACCGGTGGCGCTGGACGCCGAGTTCCCGGAGTGGGGCGACTCGCGCTACGTCCGCCTCGAACTGGAGTCCGCGCGGCTCACCGTTGCCGAGGCCCTGCGCCACCTGTACGTCCTGCTGCCGGTCCTCGACGACGCCAAGCACTACTGGGTGGCCCCCGACGAGGTCGACAAGCTGCTCAGGGCCGGTGACGGCTGGCTGCCCGACCACCCGGAGCAGAAGCTGATCACCAGCCGCTACCTGTCCCGCCGCTGGTCGCTGACGCGTGAGGCGATGGAGCGCCTGGAGCTGGTGCGGCTCGCCGAGACGGACGACAGCGAGGTCGAGGACATCGACAACGCCGTCGAGGCGGAGACCGAGACCGAGGAGAAGCCGACCCCGCTCGCCGTCCAGCGCCGCGAGGCGATCCTGGAGGCACTGCGCGCAGCCGGAGCCGCCCGCGTGCTCGATCTCGGGTGCGGACAGGGCCAGTTGGTGCAGGCACTGCTCAAGGACCCGCGGTTCACCGAGATCGTCGGCGTGGACGTGTCGGTGCGGGCGCTCACCATCGCCTCCCGGCGGCTGAAGCTGGACCGCATGGGGGAGCGGACGGCCTCCCGCGTCCAGCTGTTCCAGGGCTCGCTCGCGTACACCGACAAGCGGCTCAAGGGGTACGACGCCGCCGTGCTCAGCGAGGTGATCGAGCACCTCGACCTGCCGAGGCTGCCCGCCCTGGAGTACGCGGTGTTCGGCGCGGCCCGCCCGCGGACCGTCCTCGTGACGACCCCGAACGTCGAGTACAACGTCCGCTGGGAGTCGCTCCCGGCCGGGCACGTCCGGCACGGCGACCACCGCTTCGAGTGGACGCGCGAGGAGTTCCGGTCGTGGGCGTCCTCCGTGGCCGAACGGCACGGCTACGGCGTGGAGTTCGTGCCCGTCGGACCGGACGACCCCGAAGTGGGTCCCCCCACCCAGATGGCCACGTTCACGCTCAGCACCGAGAAGAAGGAGGCGAAGGCGGCATGA
- a CDS encoding polynucleotide kinase-phosphatase has product MTETQRTGRTLPVTDLSLVVLVGASGSGKSTFARRHFKPTEVVSSDFCRGLVSDDENDQGATKDAFDVLHYIAGKRLAAGRRTVVDATSVQSDSRRQLIDLAKKYDVLPIAIVLDVPEEVCARRNAGRTDRADMPVRVIKRHIRELRRSVRHLEREGFRKVHVLRGVDDIEQATVVTEKRFNDLTHLTGPFDIVGDIHGCASELESLLGKLGYVDGVHPEGRTAVFVGDLVDRGPDSPGVLRRVMSMVKSGNALCVPGNHENKYGRHLKGRKVQHTHGLAETIEQMESVSDEFRAEVREFIDGLVSHYVLDGGRLVVCHAGLPEKYHGRTSGRVRSHALYGDTTGETDEFGLPVRYPWAEDYRGRAAVVYGHTPVPEATWLNNTICLDTGAVFGGKLTALRWPERELVDVPAERVWYEPAKPLRSEAPGGHDGRPLDLADVHGRRAVETRHQGRVAVREENAAAALEVMSRFAVDPRLLPYLPPTMAPTATSRVDGYLEHPAEAFAQYAADGVERVVCEEKHMGSRAVALVCRDAETARRRFGVDGPTGSLYTRTGRPFFDDESVTETVLDRLRTAIGEAGLWSELDTDWLLLDAELMPWSLKAGGLLRSQYAAVGAASGAVFPGVLAALQGAADRGVDVSDLLARQRERADAAGAFTEAYRRYCWTTDGLDGVRLAPFQILAVQGRSLAGLPHDEQLAVLDRLVEHDSTGLLQTTRRLYVDTGDPESVRAGVDWWLEMTGRGGEGMVVKPLGAVVRSTEGRLVQPGIKCRGREYLRIIYGPEYTRPENLDRLRKRFLNHKRSLAIREYALGLEALDRLAEGEPLWRVHEAVFGVLALESEPVDPRL; this is encoded by the coding sequence ATGACCGAGACCCAGCGCACGGGACGGACTCTGCCCGTCACCGACCTCTCCCTCGTGGTCCTCGTCGGCGCCTCCGGCTCCGGCAAGTCCACCTTCGCCCGCCGGCACTTCAAGCCGACCGAGGTGGTCTCCTCGGACTTCTGCCGGGGCCTGGTCTCGGACGACGAGAACGACCAGGGCGCCACCAAGGACGCCTTCGACGTCCTGCACTACATCGCGGGCAAGCGCCTGGCCGCCGGCCGGCGCACGGTCGTCGACGCGACCAGCGTGCAGTCCGACTCCCGGCGCCAGCTCATCGACCTGGCCAAGAAGTACGACGTGCTGCCGATCGCCATCGTCCTGGACGTGCCCGAGGAGGTGTGCGCCCGGCGCAACGCGGGCCGCACCGACCGGGCCGACATGCCGGTCCGCGTCATCAAGCGCCACATCCGCGAACTCCGGCGCTCCGTCCGCCATCTGGAGCGCGAGGGCTTCCGCAAGGTGCACGTCCTGCGCGGGGTCGACGACATCGAGCAGGCCACCGTCGTCACCGAGAAGCGCTTCAACGACCTGACCCACCTCACCGGCCCCTTCGACATCGTCGGCGACATCCACGGCTGCGCCTCCGAACTGGAGTCGCTGCTCGGCAAGCTGGGCTACGTCGACGGCGTCCACCCCGAGGGCCGTACCGCGGTCTTCGTCGGCGACCTCGTCGACCGCGGTCCGGACAGCCCGGGTGTGCTGCGGCGCGTGATGTCGATGGTCAAGTCGGGCAACGCGCTGTGCGTGCCGGGCAACCACGAGAACAAGTACGGCCGTCACCTCAAGGGCCGCAAGGTCCAGCACACCCACGGCCTGGCCGAGACCATCGAGCAGATGGAGAGCGTCTCGGACGAGTTCCGCGCCGAGGTGCGGGAGTTCATCGACGGACTCGTCAGCCACTACGTCCTCGACGGCGGCCGCCTGGTCGTCTGCCACGCCGGTCTGCCGGAGAAGTACCACGGCCGCACCTCGGGCCGGGTCCGCTCGCACGCCCTGTACGGCGACACCACCGGTGAGACCGACGAGTTCGGACTGCCGGTGCGCTACCCGTGGGCGGAGGACTACCGAGGCCGGGCCGCCGTGGTCTACGGCCACACCCCGGTCCCGGAGGCGACCTGGCTCAACAACACCATCTGCCTGGACACCGGCGCCGTCTTCGGCGGCAAGCTCACGGCACTGCGCTGGCCGGAGCGGGAGCTGGTCGACGTACCGGCGGAGCGGGTCTGGTACGAGCCGGCGAAGCCGCTGAGGTCGGAGGCGCCCGGCGGGCACGACGGCCGGCCGCTCGACCTGGCCGACGTGCACGGCCGCAGGGCCGTCGAGACCCGGCACCAGGGCCGGGTGGCGGTCCGCGAGGAGAACGCGGCGGCGGCCCTGGAGGTCATGAGCCGTTTCGCGGTGGACCCGCGGCTGCTGCCGTACCTCCCGCCGACCATGGCACCGACGGCGACCTCGCGTGTCGACGGTTACCTGGAGCACCCGGCGGAGGCGTTCGCGCAGTACGCCGCGGACGGTGTGGAGCGGGTCGTGTGCGAGGAGAAGCACATGGGCTCGCGAGCCGTGGCCCTGGTCTGCCGGGATGCGGAGACGGCCCGCAGGCGCTTCGGCGTGGACGGACCCACGGGTTCGCTCTACACCCGCACGGGCCGCCCCTTCTTCGACGACGAGTCGGTGACGGAGACGGTCCTCGACCGCCTGCGGACGGCGATCGGCGAGGCCGGCCTGTGGTCCGAACTCGACACCGACTGGCTGCTGCTGGACGCCGAGCTGATGCCGTGGTCGCTGAAGGCCGGTGGTCTGCTGAGGTCGCAGTACGCGGCCGTCGGCGCCGCGTCCGGCGCGGTGTTCCCGGGTGTCCTGGCCGCGCTCCAGGGCGCCGCGGACCGGGGCGTGGACGTGTCGGACCTGCTGGCCCGCCAGCGGGAACGGGCCGACGCGGCAGGCGCGTTCACCGAGGCGTACCGCCGCTACTGCTGGACCACCGACGGTCTGGACGGCGTCCGTCTGGCACCGTTCCAGATCCTGGCGGTCCAGGGCCGCAGCCTCGCCGGGCTCCCGCACGACGAGCAGCTGGCTGTGCTGGACCGCCTGGTGGAGCACGACAGCACCGGTCTGCTCCAGACCACCCGGCGCCTCTACGTGGACACCGGTGACCCGGAGTCGGTGCGGGCGGGCGTCGACTGGTGGCTGGAGATGACCGGCCGCGGCGGCGAGGGCATGGTCGTCAAGCCGCTCGGCGCGGTGGTCCGCAGCACGGAGGGCCGTCTGGTCCAGCCCGGCATCAAGTGCCGCGGCCGGGAGTACCTGAGGATCATCTACGGTCCCGAGTACACCCGCCCGGAGAACCTCGACCGTCTGCGCAAGAGGTTCCTGAACCACAAGCGCTCCCTCGCGATCCGCGAGTACGCCCTCGGCCTGGAGGCCCTGGACCGGCTGGCGGAGGGCGAGCCGCTGTGGCGGGTGCACGAGGCGGTGTTCGGGGTGCTGGCGCTGGAGTCGGAGCCGGTGGATCCCCGCTTGTGA